A stretch of Sulfitobacter sp. THAF37 DNA encodes these proteins:
- a CDS encoding amidohydrolase family protein codes for MFDTILRGGTVIDGTGRPGFTGDVGITRGRIVEVGDLAAAGAANVIDVSGLTVAPGFIDMHTHSDFTLIADGRAESQVHQGVTTEVVGQCGISCAPVCTHDAIKSVSPWYTDGPHRADWRSFGDYLDALEHTDLGVNVMAFVGHGTIHRAVLGDQLRAGEPDEIARMARMVDQAMDEGAGGFSTGLEYWPGILASPEHLVPMCEVAAKRGRLYATHVRNRDTEYDLGFAEAISTARQSGARLQISHIQPKFGAPRHAMEHTLDMIDVARRHDVDIAFDVIPHDWNHTLMAAILPKWAQEGGHAALMQRLRDPEARDRIKANPKPMWLIVKARKWQDVVLLNATENKDLVGADFAEIGRMRGVDPYDAVLDILLEEGDNLSGAIWSSKSFKDDDVDLCLSQPECAVISDTVAVANEGILKDHVGSLSGYGWAARFLQYYVRDRKVLGLEAGVQKITSIPARRLGLTDRGSLLPGYTADVCVFDPATITSNATSRNLRRYASGIAHVLVNGQLSMHNGARTSVNAGQVLRDFAA; via the coding sequence ATGTTCGACACCATTCTCCGGGGCGGCACCGTCATCGACGGCACCGGGCGACCCGGCTTCACCGGCGATGTGGGCATCACCCGCGGCAGGATCGTCGAGGTCGGCGACCTTGCCGCCGCCGGGGCCGCCAACGTGATCGACGTCTCCGGCCTGACGGTCGCGCCGGGGTTCATCGACATGCACACCCACTCTGACTTCACCCTGATCGCGGATGGCCGCGCGGAAAGCCAGGTGCACCAGGGCGTGACAACCGAAGTCGTCGGCCAATGCGGGATCAGCTGTGCGCCGGTCTGCACCCACGACGCGATCAAGTCGGTCTCGCCGTGGTACACCGACGGCCCCCATCGCGCCGACTGGCGCAGCTTTGGCGACTACCTCGATGCGCTCGAACACACGGACCTCGGCGTCAACGTGATGGCGTTTGTCGGCCACGGCACCATCCACCGCGCGGTCCTGGGCGACCAGCTGCGCGCGGGCGAGCCGGACGAGATTGCCCGGATGGCCCGCATGGTGGACCAGGCGATGGATGAAGGCGCGGGCGGCTTTTCCACCGGGCTTGAGTACTGGCCCGGCATCCTGGCCTCCCCCGAACATCTGGTGCCGATGTGCGAGGTCGCGGCCAAGCGCGGCAGGCTCTACGCCACCCATGTGCGCAACCGCGACACCGAATACGACCTCGGCTTTGCCGAGGCGATCTCGACCGCCCGCCAGTCCGGCGCGCGACTGCAGATCTCGCACATCCAGCCCAAGTTCGGCGCCCCCCGTCACGCCATGGAACACACGCTGGACATGATCGACGTCGCCCGCCGCCATGACGTCGACATCGCCTTTGACGTGATCCCGCATGACTGGAACCACACGCTGATGGCCGCGATCCTGCCGAAATGGGCACAGGAAGGCGGCCACGCCGCCCTGATGCAACGCCTCAGGGACCCCGAGGCCCGCGACAGGATCAAGGCCAACCCAAAGCCGATGTGGCTGATCGTCAAGGCACGCAAATGGCAGGACGTGGTCTTGCTGAACGCGACCGAGAACAAGGACCTGGTCGGCGCCGACTTTGCCGAAATCGGCCGGATGCGCGGCGTCGACCCCTACGATGCCGTGCTCGACATCCTGCTCGAGGAGGGCGACAATCTGTCCGGCGCGATCTGGTCGTCGAAATCCTTCAAGGACGACGATGTGGACCTCTGCCTGTCCCAGCCGGAATGCGCCGTGATCTCGGACACCGTCGCCGTCGCCAACGAAGGCATTCTCAAGGACCACGTCGGATCCCTTTCAGGCTACGGCTGGGCCGCGCGGTTCCTGCAATACTACGTGCGCGACCGCAAAGTTCTGGGGCTGGAGGCCGGTGTGCAAAAGATCACATCGATTCCCGCCCGGCGCCTGGGGCTGACGGACCGCGGCAGCCTGCTGCCCGGCTACACCGCCGATGTCTGCGTCTTCGACCCCGCGACGATCACCAGCAACGCCACATCGCGCAACCTGCGCCGCTATGCCAGCGGCATCGCCCATGTCCTGGTCAATGGCCAGCTGTCCATGCACAACGGCGCGCGCACCTCGGTCAACGCAGGTCAGGTGCTGCGCGACTTTGCCGCCTGA
- a CDS encoding rhodanese-like domain-containing protein, whose amino-acid sequence MKSAKDYLDDANATVPKMSAEDAIAKHAKGDGVFVDVRDSGDIAKSGTIKGAQRIPRGMIEFRADPAMEQFYNPVLKKDAEIYLICGAGGQAALAGKTLQTMGYTNVTNIGGFPGWKEAGGPTEEG is encoded by the coding sequence ATGAAATCCGCAAAAGACTATCTCGATGACGCCAACGCGACTGTGCCGAAGATGAGCGCGGAGGATGCGATTGCCAAACATGCCAAAGGCGACGGTGTCTTTGTCGATGTGCGCGACAGCGGCGACATTGCAAAAAGCGGAACCATCAAGGGCGCGCAGCGGATTCCGCGCGGCATGATCGAATTCCGCGCCGATCCCGCGATGGAGCAATTCTACAACCCCGTGCTGAAGAAGGACGCCGAGATCTACCTGATCTGCGGTGCGGGCGGGCAGGCGGCCCTGGCGGGCAAGACCCTGCAGACGATGGGCTATACCAATGTCACCAACATCGGCGGCTTTCCCGGCTGGAAAGAGGCGGGCGGCCCGACCGAAGAGGGCTGA
- a CDS encoding d(CMP) kinase, whose product MKVNGFTVAVDGPAASGKGTISKAVARHFGFAHLDTGLLYRAVGAKVLDGALPEAAARALVPSDLEDDRLRLPEVAQAASRVAAMPEVRALLVDFQRSFAARAGGAVLDGRDIGTVICPDAQVKMFVIARADVRARRRFAELQGKGVDTTFEAVLADVEARDARDMGRADAPLRPARDAVQIDTTEMAIDAAVAAAVALIDAKLAAQG is encoded by the coding sequence ATGAAGGTGAATGGGTTCACAGTGGCGGTCGACGGACCGGCAGCTTCCGGGAAGGGAACGATTTCCAAGGCGGTGGCACGGCATTTCGGCTTTGCCCATCTCGACACCGGGCTGCTGTACCGCGCGGTGGGGGCGAAGGTGCTGGATGGCGCATTGCCCGAGGCGGCGGCGCGGGCGCTGGTGCCCTCGGATCTGGAGGATGACCGCCTGCGGTTGCCCGAGGTTGCCCAGGCGGCGAGCCGGGTGGCCGCGATGCCCGAGGTGCGGGCGCTGCTGGTGGACTTTCAGCGCAGCTTTGCCGCGCGGGCCGGGGGCGCGGTGCTGGACGGGCGTGACATCGGGACGGTGATCTGCCCGGATGCGCAGGTGAAGATGTTCGTGATCGCCCGGGCTGACGTGCGCGCGCGCCGTCGGTTCGCGGAGTTGCAGGGCAAGGGGGTCGATACCACCTTCGAGGCGGTGCTGGCGGATGTCGAGGCGCGGGATGCGCGTGACATGGGGCGGGCGGATGCGCCGCTGCGGCCGGCCCGGGACGCGGTGCAGATCGACACCACGGAGATGGCGATCGACGCGGCGGTGGCGGCGGCTGTCGCCCTGATCGACGCGAAGCTGGCCGCGCAGGGCTGA